The following proteins come from a genomic window of Nostoc sp. TCL26-01:
- a CDS encoding TauD/TfdA family dioxygenase — MGYKHIEVKQVAGFIGAEIGGVDLSSPLSDDQVQEIRKALLKWKVVFFRGQNIDHAAQVEFTSRFGEVTFAHPLGEPEPVPGFPQIKPVDRKLYERQYGFRTGGPWHTDVTAAINPPAASILRAVSVPSFGGDTQWSNLVAAYEGLSAPLRALADTLKAEHRFNGGGYQPRNGKFSDRIAVNPLVSIHPVVRVHPETGERALFVNPGFVSHIVDVSPQESKLLLELFFDQVTKPAYTTRFRWQNGDIAFWDNRATVHLAPQDLDHLDVERLLYRTTITGDVPVGVDGSRSEVVHGEVFSAEVPSVFKQQAESQEAQPALSSN; from the coding sequence ATGGGCTACAAACATATAGAAGTTAAACAGGTAGCTGGTTTTATCGGTGCGGAAATTGGCGGTGTAGACCTTTCAAGTCCGCTTTCTGATGATCAAGTCCAAGAAATTCGTAAAGCGCTATTAAAGTGGAAAGTTGTATTCTTTCGTGGTCAAAACATCGATCACGCTGCCCAGGTGGAGTTCACATCTCGTTTTGGCGAAGTGACTTTCGCCCATCCCTTGGGAGAACCTGAACCAGTTCCAGGATTTCCCCAAATCAAACCGGTAGATCGTAAGCTCTATGAGCGCCAGTATGGTTTTCGCACTGGCGGCCCTTGGCACACAGATGTAACGGCAGCAATTAACCCACCAGCCGCTTCAATTTTACGCGCTGTTAGTGTTCCCAGTTTCGGTGGTGATACCCAATGGAGTAACCTTGTTGCCGCTTATGAAGGACTCTCAGCACCTCTACGCGCCCTAGCAGATACTTTGAAAGCGGAACATCGCTTCAATGGAGGCGGTTATCAGCCCCGCAACGGCAAATTTAGCGATCGCATTGCTGTTAATCCCCTAGTCTCTATCCATCCAGTCGTCAGAGTTCATCCGGAGACTGGTGAACGAGCTTTATTCGTTAACCCTGGCTTTGTGTCGCACATTGTTGATGTGTCACCCCAAGAAAGCAAACTGTTGCTAGAGTTATTCTTCGACCAAGTCACCAAACCTGCCTATACCACCCGCTTCCGTTGGCAAAACGGTGATATCGCCTTCTGGGACAACCGGGCTACCGTGCATTTGGCTCCTCAAGATTTGGATCATTTGGATGTCGAACGTCTTCTCTATCGCACCACTATTACTGGTGATGTTCCTGTAGGGGTTGATGGTTCCCGTTCTGAAGTGGTTCATGGTGAGGTGTTCAGCGCTGAAGTACCTAGTGTCTTCAAACAACAAGCTGAGTCTCAGGAAGCACAACCAGCGCTGTCATCAAACTGA
- a CDS encoding AAA family ATPase, which produces MEFDYFRSNDSIPNNQNRQNLLASGWRPLHRDLDWGFLLQLLHNDTKELTQKSLNLASNFAEVLGRNNYTWWANVLSLVSENTRYEVEKFWNYITPDPQSPDHRYKDVLSTETPILQFVSRNSIPIDYVLNRLQEITVLRVLNLLSSPDIITQYYSERDFYYPVDKFINWERLDVVNTVYAYWAKYDIWLQVEAYDRGRRQYTLMSRNLSPLVNKATYDLAVMLSGYQSRVGKVHSQFPIRTFPDDIQSFTDAVQQAILNQNQLAVVVHGEPGTGKTAWTQAVAKEILMPLGYVIFILDHDAIANFVPPTYLERICIIINEADNLAQNRASEVAQYNNKTEHILSLLDGTLYQSVIDEGGIHLKQRLVVLMTCNTTERLDPAMLRKGRVDLIYEFTQRFV; this is translated from the coding sequence ATGGAATTTGATTATTTTAGAAGCAATGACAGTATTCCTAATAATCAAAATCGGCAAAATTTACTTGCTAGTGGTTGGAGACCATTACACAGAGACTTAGACTGGGGATTTCTCTTACAACTACTACATAATGATACAAAAGAATTAACGCAAAAATCTTTAAATCTTGCCAGTAATTTTGCTGAGGTTTTGGGGAGGAATAATTATACTTGGTGGGCTAATGTTTTAAGCTTAGTGTCGGAAAATACACGCTATGAAGTCGAAAAGTTTTGGAACTATATTACCCCAGATCCTCAATCACCAGATCATCGTTATAAAGATGTGTTAAGCACAGAAACACCCATCCTGCAATTTGTTAGCCGCAATAGTATTCCTATTGATTATGTACTCAATAGACTACAAGAAATTACAGTCTTGCGCGTTTTAAATTTGCTAAGTTCTCCTGATATCATCACTCAGTATTATTCCGAAAGGGATTTTTACTACCCAGTAGATAAATTTATTAACTGGGAACGGCTAGATGTTGTCAACACCGTTTATGCTTATTGGGCAAAATATGATATTTGGCTACAAGTAGAAGCTTACGATCGCGGACGACGACAATATACTTTAATGTCCAGAAATCTCTCTCCGTTGGTGAACAAAGCCACCTACGATTTAGCAGTCATGCTGAGTGGTTATCAAAGCCGTGTGGGTAAAGTCCACAGCCAATTCCCCATTCGCACTTTCCCAGATGATATTCAAAGCTTTACCGATGCAGTACAGCAGGCAATTCTCAACCAAAATCAGCTAGCTGTTGTCGTACACGGAGAACCAGGTACAGGGAAAACCGCATGGACACAAGCTGTAGCCAAAGAAATTCTCATGCCCTTAGGGTATGTAATTTTTATTTTAGATCATGATGCGATCGCTAACTTTGTTCCTCCCACATATCTAGAGCGAATTTGCATCATCATCAACGAAGCTGATAATTTAGCCCAAAATCGAGCCTCAGAAGTTGCTCAATATAACAACAAAACTGAGCATATTTTGAGTTTGCTAGATGGGACTTTATATCAAAGTGTCATTGATGAAGGTGGTATTCATCTCAAGCAGCGTTTAGTTGTGTTAATGACTTGCAACACCACCGAAAGATTAGATCCAGCCATGTTACGCAAAGGCAGAGTAGATTTAATTTATGAATTTACTCAGCGATTTGTCTAG
- a CDS encoding CmcJ/NvfI family oxidoreductase, which translates to MSLNNQVLDRPISQELPYVEAELSYLVPMVERPVNYTYEPPAGIPRTNGTFQPYKVPIYNARSLFKNISLDKEGFAFTEHHTSVSNFYDDEEVRRVYYPEAEQLLKEVTGGTKVVVFDHTLRNAGKSKPGENNIKEPAKRVHNDFTAKSGYTRARLELAAREVDDNEIELLLQQRFAIINVWRAIAKPIQESPLALCDAQSIAPTDLVAGDLVYRDRVGETYAVTYNPKHQWYYFPQMHPDEALFIKCFDSAADGRARFAAHTAFEDPTSPADAPPRESIELRTFVFY; encoded by the coding sequence ATGAGCTTAAATAATCAGGTTCTAGACAGACCCATTTCTCAAGAACTGCCATATGTAGAGGCTGAACTTAGTTACCTGGTTCCGATGGTAGAAAGACCTGTCAACTATACCTACGAACCGCCAGCCGGGATTCCGCGTACAAATGGCACTTTTCAACCCTACAAAGTGCCTATCTATAATGCTCGTTCTCTTTTTAAAAACATCTCCTTAGACAAGGAAGGCTTTGCATTTACTGAACATCACACCAGTGTCAGCAACTTTTACGACGACGAAGAAGTGCGCCGAGTTTATTATCCAGAAGCCGAGCAATTGTTAAAAGAGGTGACAGGCGGAACTAAGGTAGTAGTATTCGATCATACCCTGCGTAATGCTGGTAAATCCAAGCCTGGTGAGAATAATATTAAAGAACCTGCCAAGCGCGTACACAACGACTTCACTGCCAAATCTGGCTATACTCGCGCCCGTTTGGAACTAGCTGCACGGGAGGTAGATGATAACGAAATTGAGTTACTATTGCAACAACGATTTGCCATTATTAATGTTTGGCGAGCGATCGCTAAACCAATCCAAGAATCACCATTAGCCTTGTGTGACGCGCAAAGTATTGCACCCACAGACCTTGTAGCTGGAGATTTAGTATACCGCGATCGCGTTGGCGAAACCTACGCAGTTACGTATAATCCCAAGCATCAATGGTATTACTTTCCACAAATGCACCCAGACGAAGCACTATTTATCAAATGTTTCGACTCCGCAGCAGATGGACGCGCCCGTTTTGCCGCCCACACAGCGTTTGAAGACCCCACTAGCCCAGCAGACGCACCCCCAAGAGAAAGTATCGAACTCAGAACCTTTGTCTTTTACTGA
- a CDS encoding response regulator, which translates to MYLTHSFISDEKKCNSQQPLVLAVEDHDDSLLLISYALESLGCRFICQRDSSATLLVAKEHQPDLIMLDILLPSINGIEVVRYLKQEPLTQNIPVVAVTALATKGDQERILKAGFDEYLSKPYMIEDLEAAIRRLLCGKFDLQPVYQLCQE; encoded by the coding sequence ATGTATCTAACACATTCATTCATAAGTGATGAAAAAAAGTGTAACTCTCAACAGCCTCTGGTGTTAGCCGTGGAAGATCATGATGATAGTCTATTGTTGATTAGTTATGCTCTTGAGTCACTTGGTTGTAGATTCATTTGCCAAAGAGATAGTTCTGCAACTTTACTAGTAGCAAAAGAGCATCAACCGGATTTAATCATGTTAGATATTTTGCTACCCAGTATAAATGGGATTGAAGTTGTCCGTTATCTTAAACAAGAACCTCTGACTCAGAATATTCCGGTTGTTGCTGTCACAGCCTTAGCCACAAAAGGCGATCAGGAACGTATTCTCAAAGCCGGTTTTGACGAATATTTGAGTAAACCTTACATGATTGAAGATTTAGAAGCAGCAATTCGTCGATTGTTGTGTGGGAAATTCGACCTTCAGCCAGTTTATCAATTATGTCAAGAGTAG
- a CDS encoding MFS transporter, with protein sequence MKIWHQHLGKSISNITYCYLPALRWRNFRLFFGGQLLSMSGTFMTQQLTIPWLVYDLTKSAWLLGVAGFVQFLPTLLLIPFSGILSDRWSRRDLLMIVQILGISVSLALTILTFTNWITFPILLVLSALNGLLKGLDMPVRHTIVTETVDDHADWSNAIALNSVMLSSSLVLGPAIGGILIATLGVKYCFLYDTLSYIPAILTLQAMRLPVRPMQTLTGMSDTLQKLREGFEYVSKFQPIRAILLMLSLHGLVGMSHVALMPVVTAKILNGDATTMAYLSTSAPIGSLLACLYLSVRRGIAGLERLIVAAQVLIGMSLISFSLSRQLELSIIILVFIGCFAILQITSSNMIIQTLVAEDKRGRVMSFYALAMVGTMPFGNLLSGTLADNFGATNALIVCGSLSILGALWFSSQLPAVRLWIAR encoded by the coding sequence ATGAAAATTTGGCATCAACACTTAGGGAAAAGCATCAGTAATATCACGTACTGTTATCTACCTGCTTTACGCTGGCGTAATTTTCGGCTGTTTTTTGGGGGACAGTTACTATCAATGTCTGGGACATTTATGACCCAGCAGTTAACGATTCCTTGGTTGGTATACGATTTGACAAAATCTGCTTGGTTATTGGGAGTGGCAGGATTTGTACAATTTTTACCTACCTTATTACTAATTCCCTTTTCGGGCATCTTGTCTGATCGCTGGAGTCGTCGTGACTTGTTAATGATAGTGCAGATATTGGGAATTAGCGTTTCCTTGGCGTTAACAATTCTCACCTTCACTAATTGGATCACCTTTCCTATCCTATTGGTGCTAAGTGCCTTGAATGGTTTGCTCAAGGGCTTAGATATGCCCGTGCGCCATACAATAGTCACCGAAACCGTAGACGATCACGCAGATTGGAGTAATGCGATCGCCCTAAATTCTGTGATGTTAAGTTCCTCTCTAGTATTAGGGCCTGCTATAGGCGGGATTTTAATCGCTACGTTAGGGGTAAAATATTGTTTTCTCTACGATACCCTCAGCTACATTCCTGCCATCTTGACTCTACAAGCAATGCGGCTGCCAGTCAGACCTATGCAAACCCTGACAGGCATGAGCGACACTTTGCAGAAATTGCGGGAAGGCTTTGAATATGTCTCTAAATTCCAACCGATTAGAGCCATTTTATTAATGCTATCGTTACATGGTTTAGTCGGGATGTCTCATGTCGCACTCATGCCAGTCGTTACAGCGAAAATTTTAAATGGGGATGCAACCACAATGGCTTACCTCAGCACCTCCGCCCCGATTGGTTCGTTGCTTGCTTGTTTATATCTAAGTGTCAGGCGAGGGATTGCAGGCTTAGAGCGTTTGATTGTAGCGGCTCAAGTCTTGATTGGCATGAGTTTAATTTCCTTCTCCCTATCGCGTCAACTTGAGCTATCCATCATCATATTGGTGTTTATCGGCTGCTTTGCCATCCTACAGATTACAAGTAGTAATATGATTATCCAAACCCTAGTTGCTGAGGATAAGCGCGGACGGGTAATGAGTTTTTATGCTTTAGCAATGGTAGGTACAATGCCCTTTGGGAATTTGTTATCAGGAACTTTGGCAGATAATTTTGGTGCAACTAATGCCTTGATTGTTTGTGGTAGTCTGAGTATCTTAGGTGCGCTGTGGTTTTCTTCACAATTACCAGCCGTGAGACTTTGGATTGCTCGATAA
- a CDS encoding glutathione S-transferase family protein, whose translation MSKIQLYFAKGSTFSQRTRVVLLEKGIEFTPIEIDLQNKPDGYTEISRYGKVPAIKHGNVIVYESAIINEYLDEVFPEPALLPSDPAKKAIARIWIDYANTRFVPAFNKFLRGKDSQEQEQGRKEFTEALLYLEQEGLGKGDYLLGDQFSLVDISFYPWFERLPLLEHFRQLSLPAETPRLQTWWDLVGDRSSIQTVANPVDFYLQRFAKILGEPIPVGVAQK comes from the coding sequence ATGAGCAAGATACAACTTTACTTTGCCAAAGGCTCTACGTTCTCACAACGCACTCGTGTAGTCTTGTTAGAAAAGGGCATTGAATTTACCCCGATAGAAATTGATTTACAGAACAAACCTGATGGGTACACAGAGATTTCCCGTTATGGCAAAGTTCCAGCTATTAAACATGGCAATGTGATTGTTTACGAGTCTGCCATCATCAATGAATATCTAGACGAAGTGTTTCCCGAACCAGCTTTGTTACCCAGCGATCCTGCTAAAAAGGCGATCGCTCGCATCTGGATAGATTACGCCAATACTCGCTTTGTACCTGCATTTAACAAATTTCTCCGGGGTAAGGATAGCCAAGAACAGGAACAGGGAAGAAAAGAGTTTACAGAAGCACTTCTATATCTGGAACAAGAAGGATTAGGCAAAGGTGATTACTTGTTAGGAGATCAATTTAGCCTCGTTGATATCAGCTTCTATCCTTGGTTTGAGCGTTTACCACTATTAGAACACTTCCGTCAATTAAGCCTACCAGCAGAAACACCACGGTTGCAGACATGGTGGGATTTAGTGGGCGATCGCTCCTCAATTCAAACAGTAGCAAATCCTGTGGACTTCTATTTACAAAGATTCGCCAAAATTCTTGGTGAACCGATTCCCGTTGGGGTAGCACAAAAATAG